One window of the Labilibaculum sp. genome contains the following:
- a CDS encoding DUF2892 domain-containing protein, which translates to MRERIIRGIAGTLVLVSILLAFYVNINWLLLTAFVGLNLLQSSITKWCLMDDILKKVFKMDN; encoded by the coding sequence ATGAGAGAGAGAATTATTAGAGGCATTGCAGGAACATTAGTTTTGGTAAGCATTTTATTGGCATTTTATGTAAATATTAACTGGTTATTACTAACAGCGTTTGTTGGTTTAAATCTGTTACAATCATCAATTACTAAATGGTGTTTGATGGATGATATTTTAAAGAAAGTTTTTAAAATGGATAATTAA
- a CDS encoding SEC-C metal-binding domain-containing protein, with protein sequence MIRSTEHAFEIIDTQVKGIPYEAIDFLRNQENSEGLTKKMVFAFKNAYNGETYYSDEYRVMLPAPLWYCIVAEKHLSEELFEPLLNMFTVEEDWDLMNEQAVYLAGLLARKYPERFVGKVLDFIEENIKSDNRKPYLYCFEALYYATDEQFDRIHSILDKVNFHWVDHYIRVLGDLQRDDTFQKFKEILPKFEGKHTAVELQYYIDVIEGKVDDFQKGTAFCEMRDPEWKNHYQHMEYIFASSESPVEQGVKVNRNDPCPCGSGKKYKQCCLKKQC encoded by the coding sequence ATGATACGATCTACTGAGCACGCATTCGAAATAATCGATACCCAAGTTAAGGGAATTCCATATGAAGCAATTGATTTCTTGAGAAATCAGGAAAACAGCGAAGGATTAACTAAAAAAATGGTTTTCGCTTTTAAAAATGCTTACAATGGTGAAACATACTATTCTGATGAATATAGAGTTATGTTGCCGGCACCATTATGGTATTGTATTGTTGCAGAGAAACACTTGTCAGAGGAATTATTTGAGCCGTTGTTAAATATGTTCACTGTTGAGGAAGATTGGGATTTAATGAACGAACAGGCTGTTTATTTGGCAGGACTGCTTGCCAGAAAATATCCGGAACGATTTGTTGGTAAAGTGCTCGATTTTATTGAAGAAAACATCAAATCAGATAATAGAAAGCCTTATCTGTATTGTTTTGAGGCTTTATATTATGCAACAGATGAACAGTTCGATCGAATACATTCCATATTGGATAAGGTGAATTTTCATTGGGTAGACCACTATATTCGTGTATTGGGTGATTTACAACGTGATGATACTTTTCAAAAATTCAAGGAGATTCTGCCAAAATTTGAAGGCAAGCACACTGCGGTTGAGTTACAATATTATATCGATGTGATTGAAGGTAAAGTTGATGATTTTCAGAAAGGAACAGCTTTTTGCGAAATGCGCGATCCGGAATGGAAGAACCATTACCAACATATGGAGTATATTTTTGCTTCTTCAGAATCACCGGTTGAACAAGGAGTAAAAGTGAACAGAAACGATCCATGTCCTTGTGGTTCAGGGAAAAAATACAAGCAGTGCTGTTTGAAAAAACAATGTTGA
- a CDS encoding DUF418 domain-containing protein — translation MNAPAIKNRLHVVDALRGFALVSIMLLHNIEHFDVYFSPANLPAWMVSLDKIIWDSLFFLFGGKSYAIFALLFGLTFFIQTNNQNKRGNDFRVRFAWRLVLLFVFGIINSAFYQGDILTLYAFVGLFLIPLVKLNNKWIFAVALLLFVQPYELFSLFKAIQNPDIKIANPISWTYFGKMDEYVKTDSFLGTVYGNLTNGKRAVIAWSWENGRFFHILSTFLFGMLAGRMNLFTKSDKNTRFWTKTFLISIIVFIPLFILQKNLSGLISSEAIRRSVQTIETSWANLSFMVILVSGFVLLFNTNLFRKVLTPFSAIGKMSLSNYVFQSILGASIYYGFGLGMYQYTGATYALLIGISLALFLGVFCTWWDKKHSHGPLEAIWHKATWLGAK, via the coding sequence ATGAATGCCCCTGCAATTAAAAACCGTCTGCACGTTGTAGATGCTTTACGAGGTTTTGCCCTTGTCTCTATTATGCTCCTTCACAATATTGAGCATTTCGATGTTTATTTTTCGCCGGCAAACCTTCCTGCATGGATGGTTTCTTTAGATAAAATAATTTGGGATTCCTTATTTTTCCTTTTTGGAGGAAAATCCTACGCAATATTCGCCTTACTTTTTGGATTAACCTTTTTTATTCAGACCAACAATCAAAACAAACGAGGCAATGATTTTAGAGTACGCTTTGCATGGCGTTTAGTGCTTCTTTTTGTTTTCGGGATCATAAACTCAGCATTTTACCAAGGTGATATACTTACACTTTACGCTTTTGTGGGTTTGTTTTTAATCCCTTTGGTGAAACTAAACAACAAGTGGATATTTGCTGTTGCTTTACTCCTGTTTGTTCAACCTTATGAATTATTCAGCCTTTTTAAAGCCATACAAAATCCTGATATTAAAATAGCCAACCCCATATCATGGACCTATTTTGGCAAAATGGATGAATACGTAAAAACAGATTCATTTTTAGGTACTGTATATGGCAATTTAACAAATGGGAAAAGAGCCGTTATTGCCTGGAGTTGGGAGAATGGCCGTTTTTTTCATATTCTTTCAACTTTTCTATTCGGGATGCTTGCCGGTCGTATGAATCTTTTTACTAAATCAGATAAAAACACCAGATTTTGGACAAAGACTTTTCTTATTTCGATAATTGTGTTTATTCCCCTGTTTATTCTTCAAAAGAACCTTAGCGGATTAATTAGTAGTGAAGCCATTCGTCGCTCAGTGCAAACCATCGAAACCTCGTGGGCTAATCTTTCATTCATGGTAATCCTTGTATCAGGATTTGTTTTGCTGTTCAACACCAATCTATTTCGAAAAGTTCTGACTCCATTTTCAGCAATAGGTAAAATGAGCCTTTCCAACTATGTATTTCAATCCATTTTAGGTGCAAGCATCTATTACGGGTTTGGTTTGGGAATGTATCAATACACAGGTGCAACTTATGCTTTGTTAATCGGTATCAGTCTAGCTCTATTTCTCGGAGTGTTTTGTACCTGGTGGGATAAAAAACATTCTCACGGACCCTTGGAGGCCATTTGGCACAAAGCGACATGGTTAGGTGCTAAATAA
- a CDS encoding porin family protein translates to MKKIVLLFAIIAIGTSSFAQDVKYGIKGGLNLANFSGDDMNGDSRADIYFGGFMRIGLTESLAFQPELIYSRQGSKDDLAGSNLQFKTNFLNIPLLLRTKMFGTDKLFAVAGPQIGIHLSSEFEEDGETADYDKAMRDFDLSLDFGLEFDLNKQFSIEARYNFGLTKIFNNDYVEIDAKNSVFQIGIAASF, encoded by the coding sequence ATGAAAAAAATTGTACTACTATTTGCCATTATCGCAATTGGCACATCTTCATTTGCTCAGGATGTAAAATACGGAATAAAAGGAGGTTTAAATCTTGCAAACTTTAGTGGAGATGACATGAACGGTGATTCTAGAGCCGACATTTACTTTGGTGGTTTTATGAGAATAGGTCTTACGGAATCGTTAGCTTTTCAGCCTGAGTTGATTTATTCCCGTCAAGGATCTAAAGATGATCTTGCAGGAAGTAATTTGCAATTTAAAACCAACTTTTTAAATATTCCTCTATTGCTTCGCACAAAAATGTTTGGAACCGATAAACTATTTGCAGTTGCAGGGCCTCAAATCGGCATTCATTTAAGTTCTGAATTTGAAGAAGACGGTGAAACTGCTGATTATGACAAAGCCATGAGAGATTTCGATTTATCCTTAGATTTTGGACTTGAATTTGACCTTAACAAACAATTTAGCATCGAAGCCCGCTACAATTTTGGATTGACTAAAATATTCAATAATGACTATGTTGAAATAGATGCTAAAAATTCCGTTTTTCAAATTGGAATAGCTGCATCGTTTTAA
- a CDS encoding ATP-binding protein translates to MMKKVLLFKIALFCLCFFCITSPSTAQNSEQFQIDSLQKQNRIESDQEQLVDNYNQIAYLFGGISIDSSLHYSQKGMLLAQEINYDHGLAVSHLYTARALIQDGKLKPAMENFNKALSQFIQERDSVNLLDCYSGMSYLASYESNQLKSLDYNLKALEIAEKLRDTTSLSIRCNNIGAIYKRLNNYELALNYFQKSIALEQYSSNIGDLAISYSNVGVLKVEHHKFSEAKSDYQKIMSLLPAIDSHYVQAYLYLSLSGYYNGINNFDSTKYYIDKASEICIKNNYQHILARAYRKQGEMLFKQKKYSESIHVLDKCLKLSDSIGVQEEYPEIYKMSAKAYSQIGNHKQAYKSLQKANNAIDSLKSEKVAEYLVEFEEQKAKNEIEKQQLELALKNQQAKNAAIIMKNKYTLALLAIVLLILSISIVAFYFLRSKKNNIILKSQHKLINEQKLLLEDNIKKLEVSEENLQKLNATKDKFFSIIAHDLKSPFTAILGFNNELTNHYSEYSDDERLEMINHVGDASKSTYSLLENLLTWSRSQSGFIQLNKEVHLIKNLAEEGILPNMAAAEIKKINVLNNIDDAQIVWADKETIKIVVSNLFNNAIKFCNAGGVIKLTGKLNHDVFEICVRDTGIGMSEQIMNNLFMIEKNAQRVGTNEEKGTGLGLILCQEFVHKNGGQIWAKSKVGVGSEMYFSLPVDKNK, encoded by the coding sequence ATGATGAAAAAAGTACTTCTATTCAAAATAGCCCTGTTCTGTCTCTGCTTTTTTTGCATTACATCCCCTTCAACGGCTCAAAACAGCGAGCAATTTCAAATTGATTCTTTACAGAAGCAGAACCGAATTGAATCAGATCAAGAACAGCTTGTAGATAATTACAACCAAATAGCCTATTTATTTGGAGGTATAAGTATTGACAGCTCTCTGCATTACAGCCAAAAAGGAATGCTGCTGGCTCAGGAAATTAATTACGATCATGGTTTGGCTGTATCCCATTTATACACTGCCCGTGCATTAATTCAAGACGGAAAATTAAAGCCGGCAATGGAAAATTTCAATAAGGCTCTCAGTCAATTTATTCAGGAAAGAGATTCTGTCAACCTATTGGATTGTTACAGTGGCATGAGTTATTTGGCTTCCTATGAGTCAAATCAATTAAAAAGTCTTGACTACAATCTTAAAGCACTTGAAATTGCAGAAAAATTAAGAGACACAACCAGTTTGTCCATCCGCTGCAACAACATTGGCGCAATTTACAAACGGCTCAATAATTACGAATTGGCTTTGAATTATTTTCAAAAATCCATTGCTCTGGAACAATATTCCTCTAATATCGGAGATTTAGCCATCTCCTATTCCAATGTTGGGGTTTTAAAAGTCGAACATCATAAGTTTAGTGAAGCTAAATCTGATTATCAAAAAATAATGAGCCTATTGCCTGCAATTGACAGTCATTACGTTCAAGCCTATTTGTACCTGTCCTTATCGGGATACTATAATGGGATCAACAATTTTGATTCAACAAAATACTATATTGATAAAGCCAGCGAAATTTGTATCAAGAATAATTATCAGCACATCTTGGCGCGTGCATACCGCAAACAAGGAGAAATGCTTTTCAAACAAAAAAAGTACTCCGAAAGTATTCACGTTCTCGATAAATGCTTAAAATTATCCGATTCTATTGGTGTACAGGAAGAATATCCTGAAATTTATAAGATGAGTGCCAAAGCCTATTCACAAATTGGAAATCACAAACAAGCATACAAATCGCTGCAAAAGGCAAATAATGCCATCGATTCTTTAAAAAGTGAGAAAGTAGCTGAATATTTGGTTGAATTTGAAGAACAAAAGGCTAAAAATGAAATAGAGAAGCAACAGCTTGAATTGGCACTTAAAAATCAGCAGGCAAAAAATGCTGCTATTATCATGAAAAACAAGTACACACTGGCTTTGCTTGCTATTGTTCTACTCATTCTCTCGATTTCAATTGTGGCATTTTACTTTTTAAGATCCAAAAAAAATAATATCATTTTAAAATCCCAGCACAAACTTATTAATGAACAAAAATTACTTCTGGAGGACAATATCAAAAAATTAGAAGTAAGTGAAGAAAACCTTCAAAAGCTAAATGCGACTAAAGACAAGTTTTTCTCCATTATTGCTCATGATTTAAAAAGTCCTTTTACTGCAATTCTGGGTTTTAATAATGAATTAACCAATCATTATAGTGAGTACAGCGATGATGAGCGTTTGGAAATGATCAATCACGTTGGAGATGCCTCAAAATCGACCTATTCCCTGCTTGAAAATTTATTAACATGGTCCAGATCACAAAGTGGGTTTATTCAATTGAATAAAGAGGTACATCTGATAAAGAATCTGGCAGAAGAAGGCATCTTACCAAACATGGCTGCTGCTGAAATTAAAAAAATTAATGTCCTAAATAATATTGATGATGCACAAATAGTTTGGGCCGACAAGGAAACCATAAAAATAGTCGTTTCCAATTTATTTAATAACGCCATTAAATTCTGTAATGCAGGAGGTGTAATTAAGCTCACCGGGAAATTGAATCATGACGTGTTTGAAATTTGTGTACGCGACACCGGTATTGGCATGAGTGAACAAATAATGAATAATCTTTTTATGATTGAAAAGAACGCTCAACGCGTAGGAACCAACGAAGAAAAAGGGACCGGATTGGGTTTGATACTTTGTCAGGAATTTGTTCATAAAAATGGTGGCCAAATTTGGGCGAAAAGTAAAGTTGGAGTTGGTAGTGAAATGTATTTTTCTTTGCCTGTCGACAAAAACAAATAA
- a CDS encoding metallophosphoesterase — MKSNRNETHMKLIYASDLHGDDHLYNELITILDQEKDVDALLLGGDLFAHTRIVTDQLQFIDNCFLQFAKEIKLDILFIPGNNDWPASIMKMEQLALPNIIQQLHLKSYRYKNMNLSGYPMVPHTPFHRKDYEARDLESDAIQPQEGDYLSSASGTIKPIPPNYFLKKPSIEEQVRNIDPKSRIWLCHTPPYGGKLDISWEQNHLGSKALTNQIWKQQPILSLHGHIHEAPMLSGSWVDKIGESYCINPGRNVKQLYAAIIELDENEILHTLRHTVFGNFKL; from the coding sequence ATGAAATCTAACAGAAATGAAACGCACATGAAACTAATCTATGCCTCAGATCTTCATGGAGATGATCACCTGTACAATGAGCTGATTACAATTCTCGACCAGGAAAAGGATGTTGATGCTCTTTTGTTGGGCGGAGACCTCTTTGCTCATACCCGGATAGTCACCGATCAGCTTCAATTTATAGATAACTGTTTTTTACAATTCGCAAAGGAAATTAAGCTTGATATTCTTTTCATTCCGGGCAACAACGACTGGCCGGCAAGTATAATGAAAATGGAACAGTTGGCTCTTCCAAACATCATCCAGCAACTTCACTTGAAAAGCTATCGCTACAAAAACATGAATCTATCGGGCTACCCCATGGTACCCCACACTCCTTTTCATCGAAAAGATTACGAAGCCCGAGATCTTGAATCTGATGCTATTCAACCTCAGGAAGGCGATTACCTCTCCTCTGCCTCCGGTACTATCAAACCGATTCCTCCAAACTACTTTCTAAAAAAACCAAGTATAGAGGAACAAGTCCGGAATATCGATCCTAAGAGCAGAATATGGCTTTGCCATACTCCACCTTATGGAGGTAAACTAGATATTAGCTGGGAACAAAATCATCTGGGCAGTAAAGCGCTGACAAACCAAATTTGGAAGCAACAACCCATTTTAAGCTTGCATGGACACATTCACGAAGCACCGATGCTTAGTGGCAGTTGGGTTGATAAAATTGGAGAATCTTACTGCATAAATCCTGGTCGCAATGTCAAACAACTTTACGCTGCTATAATTGAACTCGATGAAAATGAAATCCTTCACACTCTCCGGCATACAGTATTTGGAAACTTTAAATTGTAA